The nucleotide sequence GCGTGGAGCCTGCGCGGCTCGAGGTGCTGCCCGCCTTCGTCCCCGGGGCGGTGGCGCCTGCCGATCCGCCGGCTGCAGCGGTGGCGGCGCGGGCCCGCTTCTCCACGCTCCTCGCTGCGGCGCTGGCGCCGGGCAACCAATACGGCGAGGACGTGCTCCTCGACGCGCTCGGCCTCCTCGGCGCGCGGCGGCCCGACTTCGGCTGCCTCGTCTACGGACCGGGCACCGCCGAGGCCGCCTTCGGCGAGCGGCTCGCCCGCCGCGGCCTCTTCGGCAGGGTGGTGCCGCTGGGCGAGATCGAGCAGCCGGCCTCGCTCGGCGTGATGCGCCTCGCAGACGCCTTCCTCCGTCCCACCCGCGCCGACGGCGACTCGGTCTCGGTGCGCGAGGCCCTCGGCCTCGGGGTGCGGGTCGTCGCCAGCGACGTCGGCCACCGGCCGCCGGAGGCCGTGCTCTTCCGGGCGGGGGAGCCCGCCGACCTCGCCGCCCGGATCGAGGCGGCCCTCGCAGCGCCGCCGCCCCCCGAGGGAGCCGGTGCAGGCGACGTGAGCGAACGCATTCTTTCCGCGTGGCGGAGCCTCGGGCTCGCCCGTGTCCGCAAGGGAGTCCAAGCGTGATCCACCCCAGGCATCTCGAAGCGGCCCATGCGCTGCGTGGCCGCGACATCGTCTGTTTCTCCAACGATTGGGACGGGGACCCGCTCTCCAAGACCCACATCATGAAGATTCTCGCCAGGGACAACCGGGTGCTCTGGGTCAACTCCGTGGCCAACCGCAGGCCCCAGGCGAGCGCCTCGGATCTGCAGCGGATCGTGAAGAAGCTGGGCGACG is from Vulgatibacter sp. and encodes:
- a CDS encoding glycosyltransferase, yielding MAVDLAERRGGAGRRPLVLVGPYPAPWGGISVHLRSLQQLALRSGYEVEVLDVGEGHASRDGSDGVRDAGSYGRFAAELLRVAARDAVLHVHVPGNNVKAWVVAFAASRARPGGLLTVHSGLAPALLDGSPTARRLAWLAAAGYERVLCANGGIAAALERCGVEPARLEVLPAFVPGAVAPADPPAAAVAARARFSTLLAAALAPGNQYGEDVLLDALGLLGARRPDFGCLVYGPGTAEAAFGERLARRGLFGRVVPLGEIEQPASLGVMRLADAFLRPTRADGDSVSVREALGLGVRVVASDVGHRPPEAVLFRAGEPADLAARIEAALAAPPPPEGAGAGDVSERILSAWRSLGLARVRKGVQA